A part of Desulfomicrobium baculatum DSM 4028 genomic DNA contains:
- a CDS encoding FtsB family cell division protein encodes MIHGKKQIFLFLLCVVNIFLVFKIFDDDSGLPVYKDLKIKIDGVQEKIDDVDLRNRQISSEIRILKKNDQYVNRLIKRELFYVADNELMYILK; translated from the coding sequence ATGATTCATGGTAAAAAGCAAATTTTTCTTTTTCTACTGTGCGTAGTAAACATTTTTCTTGTTTTCAAGATATTCGATGATGATAGCGGATTGCCTGTGTATAAAGATTTGAAAATCAAGATAGATGGCGTGCAAGAAAAGATAGATGATGTTGATCTTCGAAATAGGCAAATCAGTTCTGAAATACGTATTCTCAAAAAGAATGACCAATACGTTAATAGATTGATTAAACGAGAGCTATTTTACGTCGCTGACAACGAACTGATGTATATACTGAAATAA
- a CDS encoding protein-L-isoaspartate(D-aspartate) O-methyltransferase codes for MNRAGRESFTLKGFLRNRERMVREQIEARGITDERVLSVMRQVPRHLFVDEALQMQAYGDHPVPIGLGQTLSQPYIVALMTSLLVVRPRMRILEIGTGSGYQAAILAAMGAEVFTVERIKQLYMTSRSRLLQMKYFNVRVKLDDGTLGWPELGPFDRIIVTAGGPEVPAPLLEQLTDPGIMLIPVGGTRRDQRLFRIFKKEGRIHQEDHGSVAFVDLVGSHGW; via the coding sequence ATGAATCGCGCAGGCCGGGAGAGCTTCACGTTGAAGGGATTTCTTCGCAATCGGGAAAGGATGGTGCGGGAGCAGATCGAAGCCAGGGGGATCACCGACGAACGCGTGCTCTCCGTGATGCGTCAGGTTCCCAGGCATCTCTTTGTCGATGAAGCCCTGCAGATGCAAGCCTATGGAGATCATCCCGTGCCCATCGGTCTTGGGCAGACACTTTCTCAACCATACATAGTCGCCCTGATGACGTCGCTCCTTGTTGTGCGTCCACGCATGCGCATCCTTGAAATAGGCACCGGCTCCGGGTATCAGGCCGCCATACTTGCGGCCATGGGAGCGGAGGTCTTCACCGTGGAGCGGATCAAGCAACTGTACATGACTTCCCGCAGCCGTCTCTTGCAGATGAAATACTTCAACGTGCGGGTCAAACTCGACGACGGAACCCTGGGCTGGCCCGAGCTTGGCCCTTTTGATCGCATCATCGTCACCGCCGGAGGCCCCGAGGTGCCTGCGCCTCTGCTGGAACAACTGACGGATCCGGGCATCATGCTCATCCCCGTGGGTGGAACCAGAAGGGACCAGCGGCTCTTTAGAATTTTCAAGAAGGAAGGGCGGATCCATCAGGAAGACCACGGCTCCGTCGCCTTCGTCGACCTGGTTGGCTCGCACGGCTGGTGA
- a CDS encoding CBS domain-containing protein — MFQVKDIMTKDVFTLNHNESLSAAKDLMDLARIRHIPIVDSQGKFTGLLTHRDILAATISELAGIDRQTQDEIESGIPIREIMQLDVVTVAADLSLKEAARLLLEEKYGCLPVICEDKLCGIITEADFLRLTIDLLDAVEQED, encoded by the coding sequence ATGTTCCAGGTTAAAGATATCATGACCAAGGACGTTTTCACCCTGAATCACAACGAAAGTCTGAGCGCGGCCAAGGATCTGATGGACCTGGCCCGCATCCGCCACATCCCCATCGTCGACAGCCAGGGCAAATTCACGGGCCTGCTTACGCACCGCGACATCCTGGCCGCCACCATCTCCGAGCTGGCCGGCATCGATCGCCAGACCCAGGATGAAATCGAGTCCGGAATTCCCATTCGCGAGATCATGCAGCTCGATGTGGTCACCGTCGCCGCGGACCTGTCTTTGAAAGAGGCCGCCAGATTGTTGCTGGAAGAGAAGTACGGATGCCTGCCCGTGATTTGCGAGGACAAGCTGTGCGGGATCATCACCGAAGCCGATTTCCTGCGGCTGACCATTGATCTCTTGGATGCAGTGGAGCAGGAAGACTAA
- the mgtE gene encoding magnesium transporter — protein MNAKKNSDPTPMDHASVQWLATSLDSQHPADTADELENLSLTEQLEYIKEMDVEDASESITEMERHDRNALMTQLAPDFAAAILEAMSPDDAADILEDLDTDIRARIFKKLEREDAKEISDLLQFDPDSAGGVMNTEILALDHSMNAQQAINLIRDRVEETEIPYYAYVVDEFRHLRGVLSLRDLLVSPGRTLLKELLHEQNLIYVSFDVDKEEVARLISRYNFLALPVVDHEQRLLGMVTVDDVIDIIQEEASEDMQSMVGAGRDETVDSPWTYSLRVRLPWLILNVLNSAVSAFVVHMFEGTIAQMAILAALMPIVANQAGNTGQQALAVMIRQLAMERFNRKKSWVAVLREAKIGTANGLIVGTLVFLGLFTWTHNLGLAVVMAVALGLDMLIGAVAGASIPLVLKEIGRDPAQASSIFLTTLTDSLGFFTFLGLAAVFLF, from the coding sequence ATGAATGCAAAGAAAAATTCCGATCCCACGCCCATGGACCACGCTTCCGTGCAGTGGTTGGCAACCTCCCTGGACAGCCAGCATCCGGCCGATACAGCCGATGAGCTGGAAAATCTGTCTCTGACGGAACAGCTCGAATATATTAAGGAAATGGACGTGGAGGACGCTTCGGAGTCCATCACCGAAATGGAGCGTCACGACCGCAACGCGCTCATGACCCAGCTTGCACCGGATTTTGCCGCAGCCATCCTGGAGGCCATGTCGCCGGATGACGCGGCCGATATTCTCGAAGATCTCGACACCGACATCCGCGCCCGCATTTTCAAGAAACTGGAGCGCGAAGACGCCAAGGAAATCTCGGACCTGCTGCAGTTCGATCCGGATTCCGCCGGCGGCGTCATGAATACGGAGATTCTGGCCCTGGATCATTCCATGAACGCGCAGCAGGCCATCAATCTGATACGCGACCGGGTCGAAGAAACCGAGATTCCCTACTATGCGTATGTCGTTGACGAGTTCCGGCATCTTCGGGGCGTCTTGTCCCTGCGGGATCTCCTTGTGAGCCCTGGCCGGACCCTGCTCAAAGAGCTTCTGCACGAGCAGAACCTGATTTACGTGTCTTTTGACGTGGACAAGGAAGAGGTTGCCCGGCTCATCAGCCGCTACAATTTTCTGGCCCTTCCCGTTGTCGACCACGAACAGCGCCTGCTGGGCATGGTCACCGTCGACGACGTCATCGACATCATCCAGGAGGAAGCCAGCGAGGACATGCAGTCCATGGTCGGTGCGGGCCGGGACGAAACCGTGGATTCCCCGTGGACGTATTCCCTGCGCGTGCGACTGCCCTGGCTGATCCTGAACGTGCTCAATTCCGCCGTGTCCGCCTTTGTGGTCCATATGTTCGAGGGGACCATCGCGCAGATGGCCATTCTGGCCGCGCTCATGCCCATCGTCGCCAATCAGGCCGGAAATACGGGACAGCAGGCCCTTGCGGTCATGATCAGACAGCTGGCCATGGAACGGTTCAACCGCAAGAAAAGTTGGGTGGCGGTGTTGCGTGAAGCCAAGATCGGAACGGCCAACGGGCTCATCGTCGGTACGCTGGTTTTTCTCGGCCTCTTCACCTGGACGCACAACCTCGGCTTGGCCGTGGTCATGGCCGTGGCCCTGGGCCTCGACATGCTTATCGGCGCTGTGGCCGGAGCGTCCATTCCCCTCGTACTCAAGGAAATCGGTCGCGATCCGGCCCAGGCCTCAAGCATCTTTCTGACGACGTTGACGGACAGTCTTGGCTTTTTCACCTTTCTGGGGCTGGCCGCCGTTTTTCTTTTCTAG
- a CDS encoding type IV pilus twitching motility protein PilT encodes MQRAHLDHILHQVLDFAPDTSDILFTVNKLVQAEVHGELVNAKIEPNPGPLLPIQVEAVAMCLMGRNIRLYEDQLRTGSCDLSYELPGRCRFRVNILGQKGSLAIVMRKLTSVVPTINDLSLPEVFYEMSKEKYGLILVTGATGTGKTTSLAALIDNINQMHRKHIVTLEDPIEYVHEHKLGTVNQRELGLDFDSFASGLRAALRQAPKVILVGEIRDRETITIALEAAETGHLVLGTLHTSDTGQTINRIIGMFELAEERLIRSRLAESLKYVVSQRLMPRLGGGRVPAFEVLKSNLRVKEVIYNGESEDKTFYNIVESGDAYGMITFDKFIANQFYENIISEDIAMLHGSDKSRLAQMIDKIKTARGEKVTDIEGLELDHDYERKSSFF; translated from the coding sequence ATGCAGAGAGCGCATCTTGATCATATTTTGCATCAGGTTCTCGATTTTGCACCTGATACCTCAGATATTCTTTTTACTGTGAACAAGCTTGTGCAGGCGGAAGTTCATGGCGAGCTCGTCAATGCGAAGATAGAACCAAATCCGGGGCCGCTACTGCCCATCCAGGTTGAAGCTGTGGCCATGTGCCTCATGGGCCGCAATATCCGCCTTTACGAGGACCAACTGCGCACAGGGTCTTGCGATCTTTCCTACGAGCTGCCGGGCCGTTGCCGTTTCAGGGTCAACATTCTGGGGCAGAAGGGCTCCTTGGCCATAGTCATGCGCAAATTGACCTCCGTCGTGCCCACGATCAACGATCTCTCCCTCCCGGAAGTTTTTTACGAGATGTCCAAGGAGAAGTACGGTCTCATTCTGGTCACTGGCGCCACAGGCACAGGTAAGACTACCTCCCTTGCCGCCCTCATCGACAATATAAACCAGATGCACCGCAAGCATATCGTCACTCTTGAGGATCCCATCGAATATGTCCACGAGCACAAACTCGGGACCGTGAACCAACGTGAACTCGGACTTGATTTCGACTCTTTCGCTTCAGGTCTTCGGGCCGCATTGCGCCAGGCGCCAAAGGTCATCCTGGTGGGTGAAATACGTGATCGCGAGACCATCACCATCGCTCTGGAAGCTGCGGAGACAGGTCATCTCGTACTCGGCACCCTGCACACCAGCGACACTGGTCAGACTATCAACCGTATTATCGGCATGTTTGAACTGGCTGAAGAGCGCTTGATACGTTCACGTCTGGCAGAAAGCCTCAAATATGTCGTTTCGCAACGTTTGATGCCTCGTTTGGGAGGAGGGCGCGTTCCGGCTTTTGAAGTTTTGAAGTCGAACCTGCGTGTCAAAGAAGTCATTTACAACGGTGAGAGTGAAGACAAGACCTTTTATAATATTGTTGAATCCGGTGATGCCTACGGCATGATCACTTTCGACAAATTCATAGCCAACCAATTTTACGAAAATATAATTTCCGAAGATATTGCCATGCTGCACGGGTCGGATAAATCTCGTTTGGCCCAGATGATCGACAAGATCAAAACCGCCCGTGGAGAGAAGGTTACGGATATTGAAGGCCTTGAGCTTGATCACGACTATGAGCGTAAGAGCTCCTTTTTTTGA
- the fbp gene encoding class 1 fructose-bisphosphatase, which translates to MRQVTVVEHLLLRQKERPMASGRFTRLLTELILSAKIIDREVSKAGLLDVLGATGEVNIQGEVVQKLDDFANQVIIRRMERAGVLCAMVSEENADFIGIPRQYPVGDYILIFDPLDGSANIDANVSIGTIFSIYRRTTFDQQAVSVGELLQKGSMQVAAGYIIYGSSTMMVYTAGNGVHGFTLDPSVGEFLLSHPDIKIPERGRIYSVNEGYFSYWDEPTRNIVNYFKSNDSATGRPYSSRYIGSLVSDFHRNLIYGGIFMYPADSRDLRKPSGKLRLMCEAAPMAMIAEQAGGLATDGKQRILDIEPQELHQRVPLFIGSKSDVEVVLKFYADAAKS; encoded by the coding sequence ATGCGTCAAGTAACTGTTGTTGAACATCTGCTCCTTCGTCAAAAAGAACGGCCCATGGCTTCCGGTCGCTTCACCAGATTGCTGACCGAGCTCATTCTGTCTGCGAAAATTATCGATCGTGAAGTTTCCAAAGCCGGTCTTCTTGATGTTCTTGGCGCCACCGGGGAGGTGAACATCCAAGGAGAGGTCGTTCAAAAACTGGATGATTTCGCCAACCAGGTGATCATTCGCAGAATGGAACGGGCCGGCGTGCTTTGTGCCATGGTCTCGGAGGAAAATGCCGATTTTATCGGGATTCCCCGGCAGTATCCCGTCGGTGATTATATCCTGATTTTTGATCCTCTTGACGGTTCGGCCAACATCGACGCCAACGTGAGCATCGGAACCATATTCAGCATTTATCGGCGCACGACCTTCGACCAGCAGGCCGTCAGCGTTGGCGAACTGCTTCAGAAGGGTTCGATGCAGGTTGCGGCGGGGTATATCATCTATGGTTCCTCCACGATGATGGTCTATACCGCCGGCAACGGTGTCCACGGCTTCACCCTTGACCCTAGCGTGGGTGAATTCCTCCTTTCGCATCCGGACATCAAAATACCGGAGCGTGGAAGAATCTACTCCGTCAATGAAGGGTATTTTTCGTATTGGGATGAGCCCACGAGAAATATCGTAAATTATTTCAAATCAAATGATAGCGCCACAGGCCGCCCATACAGTTCGCGTTATATCGGGTCCCTGGTTTCCGATTTTCATAGGAATCTGATTTACGGCGGAATTTTCATGTACCCCGCCGACTCTCGTGATTTGCGCAAACCTTCGGGCAAGCTTCGTCTCATGTGTGAAGCCGCCCCCATGGCCATGATCGCCGAGCAGGCGGGGGGGCTTGCGACGGATGGAAAGCAACGCATCCTGGACATTGAGCCGCAGGAATTGCATCAGCGCGTGCCCTTGTTCATCGGATCGAAATCCGACGTCGAGGTTGTCCTCAAGTTCTATGCAGATGCCGCCAAAAGCTAG
- a CDS encoding tetratricopeptide repeat protein, which produces MNDTLHLFDELLEHDSGSKIFFPLARLYRKQGHTQRAIEIVQKGIEHHPDYLEAQLYLIELLSEVGDTSAAENKAFGVFSKLLSYEKFWVSLRAHYAKSQRSDLALASFLVERNARGEDVDLLKLLTYGIGHYTELISSDSPSVEPEQDLDAEEVAQICLNSGIKTKTMAKLLVAQGEFAQAIKIYDGLLEGVVNEDERNELNLLRANAHKELGSMPDPEAEKNNKLFFVLNTLADRLEQKTDLQSSNAD; this is translated from the coding sequence ATGAACGATACACTACACCTTTTCGATGAACTTCTTGAGCATGATTCCGGCTCGAAGATATTTTTCCCATTGGCTCGATTGTATCGCAAGCAAGGTCATACACAAAGAGCGATCGAGATCGTACAGAAAGGAATAGAGCATCATCCCGATTATCTTGAGGCTCAGTTGTACCTGATCGAGCTTTTGAGCGAAGTCGGCGACACCTCGGCTGCGGAAAACAAGGCTTTTGGCGTGTTTTCCAAGCTGCTCTCCTACGAGAAGTTCTGGGTCAGCCTGCGCGCTCATTATGCAAAATCCCAGCGATCCGACTTGGCCCTGGCTTCTTTTCTGGTGGAACGAAACGCCCGAGGCGAAGATGTGGATCTTCTCAAGCTCTTGACCTACGGCATAGGCCACTACACAGAACTGATCTCTTCCGATTCTCCAAGCGTCGAGCCGGAGCAGGATCTGGATGCTGAAGAGGTCGCCCAGATTTGTCTCAATTCCGGAATCAAGACAAAAACCATGGCCAAACTCCTTGTGGCTCAAGGAGAATTCGCGCAGGCGATAAAGATTTATGACGGCCTGCTTGAAGGAGTGGTCAACGAGGATGAACGAAATGAGTTGAACCTGCTGCGAGCCAACGCACACAAGGAATTGGGAAGCATGCCTGATCCGGAAGCTGAAAAAAATAACAAGCTTTTTTTCGTTTTGAATACCTTGGCCGATCGCCTGGAGCAGAAAACCGACCTGCAGTCCTCAAATGCCGATTGA
- a CDS encoding Mrp/NBP35 family ATP-binding protein produces the protein MSETNSSCSSCSGKKTLGSIQDSPESKIERQDKVIASTLSKIKYKLFVMSGKGGVGKSSVSTNLAAALAIKGYKVGLLDVDIHGPSVPHLLGLTGLLDIDPQKGIQPKRYSENLAVVSMESLLKDPDQAVLWKGPMKTSAIRQFVSDVDWGELDFLVIDSPPGTGDEPMAVLKTVPDALCIVITTPQEISLADVRKSINFLQYVKANILGVVENMSGLICPHCSQKIDLFKRGGGEELAKKYSLPFLGSIPLDPVTVVAGDLGKPVVMLDVECPAKTALLAMAERVIVAAENSLEAVSSSHV, from the coding sequence ATGTCCGAAACCAATTCGTCCTGTTCCAGCTGCTCCGGCAAAAAGACCCTAGGCTCGATCCAGGACAGCCCGGAATCAAAGATCGAACGCCAGGACAAGGTCATCGCCAGCACCCTGTCCAAGATCAAATACAAACTTTTCGTCATGAGCGGCAAAGGCGGGGTGGGCAAAAGCTCCGTATCCACCAATCTGGCTGCGGCCCTGGCCATCAAGGGGTACAAGGTCGGGCTGCTTGACGTCGATATCCACGGACCCAGCGTGCCGCATCTGCTTGGGTTGACCGGCCTCCTGGACATCGATCCGCAGAAGGGCATCCAGCCCAAGCGCTACAGCGAGAATCTGGCCGTCGTGTCCATGGAGTCCCTGCTCAAGGACCCGGACCAGGCCGTGCTTTGGAAAGGTCCCATGAAGACCTCGGCCATACGCCAGTTCGTGTCGGATGTGGACTGGGGCGAGCTGGATTTTCTGGTGATTGATTCCCCGCCCGGCACGGGAGACGAACCGATGGCCGTACTGAAGACAGTCCCCGACGCCTTGTGCATCGTCATCACGACGCCTCAAGAAATTTCTTTGGCAGACGTGCGAAAATCGATTAACTTTCTGCAGTACGTGAAGGCGAACATTCTCGGTGTCGTTGAAAACATGAGCGGCCTCATCTGTCCGCATTGTTCGCAGAAGATCGATCTGTTCAAAAGAGGCGGGGGAGAGGAGCTTGCCAAGAAGTACTCGCTGCCGTTTCTTGGGTCCATTCCGCTTGATCCGGTTACCGTGGTCGCCGGGGATTTGGGCAAGCCTGTCGTCATGCTCGATGTCGAATGTCCGGCCAAGACGGCCTTGCTTGCAATGGCGGAGCGGGTCATCGTCGCTGCCGAAAACAGTCTGGAAGCCGTGTCGAGCAGTCATGTATAG
- the pgsA gene encoding CDP-diacylglycerol--glycerol-3-phosphate 3-phosphatidyltransferase, translating into MMNVPNALTVFRILAVPFIIALLYFPSRSTCLLATVLFLVAILTDLADGFWARKYNQVTNFGKFLDPLADKILIASVLIMLVELNWIPAWVAIIVIIRELLVTGLRAIAADKGQVIAADKYGKMKTIMQSVALVPLIYHFPLFGIDTAKLGFVLLLVAVVLTLYSGWNYLYTFYRIWGD; encoded by the coding sequence ATGATGAACGTACCAAACGCACTTACAGTGTTTCGAATATTGGCGGTGCCTTTCATTATCGCCTTATTGTATTTTCCCTCGCGGTCAACCTGTCTGCTCGCGACTGTCCTCTTTCTTGTCGCGATCCTTACAGATCTGGCAGACGGTTTTTGGGCCAGAAAATACAACCAAGTCACCAATTTCGGAAAATTTCTCGATCCGTTGGCGGACAAGATACTCATCGCATCGGTATTGATCATGCTTGTCGAGCTGAACTGGATTCCTGCATGGGTCGCAATTATCGTCATTATCCGGGAATTGCTTGTCACTGGACTGCGGGCCATAGCCGCGGATAAGGGCCAGGTTATCGCGGCAGACAAATATGGAAAGATGAAGACCATCATGCAGAGCGTCGCCCTGGTTCCGCTTATTTATCACTTCCCTTTGTTCGGTATTGATACTGCGAAATTGGGATTTGTATTGCTGCTTGTGGCGGTGGTGCTCACTTTGTATTCAGGGTGGAATTATCTCTACACCTTTTATCGGATTTGGGGAGACTGA
- a CDS encoding lytic transglycosylase domain-containing protein, which produces MIRVFVLSFLLAFQFLLLAGQNVQAKGIYYMVKEDGTLCITDIPNSRKYKPYKFEKTINYIRNAIVAFKRDHRSVEEVNAIVSGLCSKYAVDKKLVMAVIDVESGFNAAAVSTAGAQGLMQIMPETGRDLDLEDPFDPSENIDAGIRYLRYLLDTFPDRRLAVAAYNAGPNAVKKYGGIPPYAETQNYVEKVWARLQYYE; this is translated from the coding sequence ATGATACGTGTTTTTGTACTTTCTTTTCTTCTTGCCTTTCAGTTTTTGCTTTTGGCCGGGCAAAACGTTCAGGCTAAAGGCATTTACTATATGGTCAAGGAAGATGGAACTCTTTGCATAACGGACATTCCTAATTCAAGAAAGTACAAGCCATACAAGTTTGAAAAGACTATCAATTATATTCGGAATGCAATAGTCGCATTTAAGCGTGATCACAGAAGTGTAGAAGAAGTAAATGCCATAGTCTCTGGTTTGTGCTCTAAATATGCGGTTGATAAAAAACTTGTTATGGCGGTGATTGATGTTGAATCCGGATTCAATGCAGCCGCTGTTTCCACTGCAGGGGCTCAAGGCTTGATGCAGATCATGCCTGAAACCGGAAGAGACCTTGATTTAGAGGATCCTTTTGATCCGTCGGAAAATATCGATGCAGGAATCCGTTATTTGCGGTACCTGCTTGATACATTTCCAGATAGGCGTCTTGCTGTCGCGGCATATAACGCAGGGCCAAATGCCGTAAAGAAATATGGGGGGATTCCCCCCTACGCCGAAACTCAAAATTATGTCGAAAAAGTTTGGGCTCGACTTCAATATTATGAATAA
- a CDS encoding type IV pilus twitching motility protein PilT: protein MAQIDAFFKMMHELGASDLHLSSGSQPIIRLHGEMQRIKYKFLEHEELKKMLYEITPENKIKTFEESGDVDFSYEVTHLARYRANFFLQKRGIGAVFREIPQKILTIEELGLPSILKNLALLPKGLVLVTGPTGSGKSTTLAAIVDYVNKIRKDHILTIEDPIEFVHEPQSCLINQREVGRDTMSFSAALRGALREDPDIILVGEMRDLETIQLALEAAETGHLVFATLHTISASKTIDRIIEVFPGDLQGQIRSGLADSLRAIIAQNLFKRIDRPGRVAGIEVLIATPAVRNLIRENKIFQINSVIETGRKFGMQSIDDAIMKLLTAGVIDAEQAYNKAATKSKFREFLTTPPQDFTEV from the coding sequence ATGGCTCAAATAGATGCCTTTTTTAAAATGATGCATGAGCTTGGGGCCTCGGATCTTCATCTGTCATCAGGTTCGCAGCCGATTATCCGTCTGCATGGTGAAATGCAGCGCATCAAATACAAATTTCTTGAGCATGAAGAACTCAAGAAAATGCTCTACGAAATAACTCCAGAAAATAAGATCAAGACATTCGAAGAAAGCGGTGATGTGGACTTCTCCTACGAAGTCACTCATTTGGCTCGGTACCGCGCCAATTTCTTTTTGCAGAAGCGTGGAATCGGGGCGGTTTTTCGAGAAATTCCGCAAAAAATCCTTACCATCGAGGAACTGGGCCTGCCGAGCATCCTGAAGAATCTGGCTTTATTGCCCAAGGGACTGGTATTGGTCACCGGCCCTACGGGTAGCGGTAAATCCACCACTCTGGCCGCCATTGTCGATTACGTGAACAAGATCCGCAAGGATCATATCCTGACCATCGAAGACCCCATCGAATTCGTACACGAACCGCAGAGCTGCCTGATCAACCAGCGTGAAGTCGGCCGGGACACCATGTCTTTCAGCGCCGCCTTGCGCGGGGCGCTACGCGAGGACCCGGACATCATTCTGGTCGGCGAAATGCGAGACCTCGAAACCATTCAGCTGGCTCTTGAGGCGGCCGAGACCGGCCATCTGGTTTTTGCGACCCTGCATACCATCTCCGCCTCGAAAACCATCGACCGCATCATCGAGGTCTTTCCCGGTGATTTACAGGGTCAGATTCGCTCCGGCCTTGCCGACTCCCTGCGGGCCATCATTGCGCAGAACCTTTTCAAGCGCATAGACAGACCCGGGCGCGTTGCCGGCATTGAAGTCCTCATCGCCACCCCTGCCGTGCGAAACCTGATCCGCGAAAACAAGATTTTTCAGATCAACTCCGTTATCGAGACCGGACGAAAGTTCGGCATGCAGAGCATCGACGACGCCATCATGAAGCTTCTCACCGCCGGTGTCATCGACGCTGAGCAAGCATACAACAAGGCTGCCACGAAGTCGAAATTCAGGGAATTTCTCACCACTCCGCCCCAAGATTTCACCGAGGTGTAA
- a CDS encoding zinc-ribbon domain-containing protein, producing the protein MDITCSHCKSSFVIPDDRIPETKKFKLNCPKCREPIVVDQESADEKIAAPEHFPHDATVAFLFVKNKKLAERIGLFLKSRGIFVSETTLIHEALDKVRINYYNILILEESEQAKAILGVVRKWNGLRRRDVNIILVEAACKSLHSNEAFFRGVNSVISEADNERIENILDLALGEFKSYSEPWAVAAKRLHMKG; encoded by the coding sequence ATGGATATCACCTGTTCTCATTGTAAATCCAGTTTTGTGATTCCGGACGACCGTATTCCTGAAACTAAAAAGTTCAAACTCAATTGCCCAAAATGCAGAGAGCCCATCGTTGTAGATCAGGAGAGCGCAGATGAGAAAATTGCCGCTCCAGAGCATTTTCCCCATGATGCGACGGTAGCGTTTTTGTTTGTCAAAAATAAGAAATTGGCAGAGAGGATTGGCCTTTTTTTGAAATCAAGAGGTATATTTGTTTCTGAGACCACACTTATTCACGAAGCGTTGGATAAAGTTCGAATTAACTACTATAATATACTTATTCTCGAAGAATCGGAGCAGGCGAAAGCCATTTTGGGTGTTGTTAGAAAATGGAACGGATTGCGCCGGCGGGATGTAAACATCATTCTGGTCGAAGCTGCTTGCAAGAGTCTGCATTCAAATGAAGCCTTTTTCAGAGGCGTCAATTCTGTTATCAGTGAAGCAGATAATGAAAGAATAGAAAACATCCTTGACTTGGCATTGGGTGAATTTAAAAGTTACAGTGAGCCATGGGCTGTCGCTGCAAAAAGATTGCACATGAAAGGGTAA